GTAAAATCTGCGGCACTGTTAGGGTGTAGGGTAGCCTCCCCATCACCATAGGGTAGCGATAATTCTACATCTGCATTACCAGGAACACAGCTTTCTGCGCAGGCCAACCACTCAACATGAGCCTTTATAACAACTTCTTCGACTTCTCTCCCCTGGGGAGCTTGAATTTCCGCAACAATAAACGCGGTATCATCGTAACCAAAGAATGTCGTTCCATCCTCTTCGAAGACCTTAGGAGCAGGCCAATGCTCCTCACGAACAACGAATCCCTTGGGTAAATTCCAGTTAATCTTTAGTGGACTACCCACCTCTCCGGGATTTTTCCAATAAATATGGCTCCCTCTAGGGCCGGAGATTTTAACACCAACTCTAAATTTCCCATCACTGGGAATATGAGACCCCTCAGAAATTAAAGTAGCTCCGGGCTCACCTGCCTCTACAGCAGGCTGCGCAGCCTCCAGCTTATGAGCATAACTAGTGAAGGCAGGCAGAGAAAAAAGGAAGGCTACCAAAACAGTTTGAAAATGCTTTTTGATTTTATTCAAAATAACTCCAATTCTTTCTAAATCAGGTAGATAATTATACACTATGTATACTTTTATTTTTATAATAGCTTTCGTAAATCTCTTTAACAAAACCTACTTGGCTCTATACTAGAATTTTGATAGGATCGTCTTGTAATCAATCCCCCACCACGTAAAGAATTTTATACTCTATGTTACAATTCACCCATAACCCAATTATCCAGGCCTACAGAGAAGCTGACCTTTTCGGCAAGGGGATATTTTTTAGCTTACTGATTCTCTCCCTGTGTACTTGGACAGTACTACATCAAAAACTAGCTATTCAAAAAAAATTTTTAAAATCAGGAAAATCTCTTAAAGATTTCTTAATAAAAAATCGTCATGCCCCCCTGTCTTTAGAAATACACCCCGAGTTAAACCCTTTTGCAGATCTTTACTTCACAATTAAGAGGGGAACCCTCGAGCTTTTGGATAAAAATCGCCAGCAGGCTCCCGACCACGGCCCTATGTTATCCGTTGAGGATATACAGTCTCTAGAGACCCTATTAGGAGCTGTTATGCCCAAATATCGTGCTCTTATGCATGAAAATAACTTTATTCCCGCGACAACTATAAGTTTAGCGCCTTTTCTAGGGTTGCTAGGGACCGTTTGGGGCATTCTAGT
This window of the Chlamydia sp. BM-2023 genome carries:
- a CDS encoding MotA/TolQ/ExbB proton channel family protein produces the protein MLQFTHNPIIQAYREADLFGKGIFFSLLILSLCTWTVLHQKLAIQKKFLKSGKSLKDFLIKNRHAPLSLEIHPELNPFADLYFTIKRGTLELLDKNRQQAPDHGPMLSVEDIQSLETLLGAVMPKYRALMHENNFIPATTISLAPFLGLLGTVWGILVAFSQISSGQAGGTAMMEGLATALGTTIVGLFVAIPSLIGFNYLKAHSSRLILEIEQTAYLLLNSIEVKYRQTKL